The Oncorhynchus clarkii lewisi isolate Uvic-CL-2024 chromosome 8, UVic_Ocla_1.0, whole genome shotgun sequence nucleotide sequence ATTTATTAATCCTAATTCACTTTTTAACTCCTTTCCAAAAACCCTTTAAAGTACTTATCTTTCTCTGCTCCAGTAGCTGAAATGAAAACTAATATTACTCCTAATTCACTTTTTAACTCCTTTCCAAGGAAACCTAAACAATAATAATTTCTCCTCCTACAGCACTATCCTCTTGCTCAACTGATCAGAAGCTACCAGACCTGCAACTACAAGTTTGACAATGACAAGAAGCACATGATCTCTGGTGCCTGCACTGAGAACCACATCCTGGTGCCTTTCTCTCACAAGTGTGTAAAACATTATGCCTATAATATTTTATGAAATACACACCTGCAATGTTAAGAGATGTTGCATATCTTTATCATCTCTTTGGCTTTCCACAGGGGAGAGTATGGAGTTACCAACGTTGGCAAGCAGTTCCTGACTCTGCTAGAGGTTTCCACATACAATGAGAGAGTTTTTGACCACAGTAAGTATCCCTTACATTGCATTCTAATTATGAAGATGATTGAAACAGGATTTCAGTGTCAAAACTGACTTTATCTTCCTGCAGATGTGGCCAACCTCAAGGGTCTGCCAATGGAGGCTGATGAGGACAAGAGCGTTGTTCAGGACAAGGATGCTCCTCTGGCTGTCCTGAGGGAACTGGCCACTCTGTCCAACGGTGAGAAGAGAGCCCACCTCTTCCAGCAGCTTGTGAGCATGGTCCGTGGAATGAAGGCTGAGACCCTGAGCCCTGCTATTCCCGAGGCCCTGAAGGTATCCGGACCCCTGACCTACCAGGTTCTGGCCCAGTGCGGTACCCCAGAGTGCAGCAGTGCCATCATGCAGATCCTCAGGACCTTTGACAACTCTGCCTTTGAGGTTGATGCCATCGTGTTCGCTATGGGACTGGTCCCCAACCCCTCTGCCCTCCTGGTCAACGACATGCTGGCTATGGCACGGTACAAGCAGAGCAAGCCTATCCTGTATGCCCTGAGCAATGTTGTCAAGAGGTAAACAGACATTTTAAAGCAACATATTTTCTAAATTGAACTGAGCAGACGCAGACAATGAAATTCTGACAATGTGTTCCTCATCAGGTTCTACAAGGCCGAGGGCAAAGTGACCCCTGAGATCGAGGCTGTGGCTGAGTTTGCTGTTGCCCAGCTGGGTGACTGCACCGGTGACAATGAGCAGAACTTCCTGGTCCTGAGGGTGAATGTTCCATTGCTCCTCTTAGCTTTTTCAGATTTACTCACACAGCAAGCAACAATTTGAATCAGAATAATTCATGTTTGCTTCTTTCTGCTCCCCAGGTTATTGGTAACATGGCTGCAGCCATGGGAGCCGCCAGTCCTGCCCTGAAGTCTGCTGTGATCCAGTGTGTAAACGAGCCCGCCGCTTCCTTGGAAGTCCAACAGGCTGCCATTCAGGCATTCAAACAGACCCCTGTCCCTGAGGAGGTAACTCACTCTTATCCTATtagcttaaaaatatatatatggaaaCCATCAACTCTTCGTTCACTGCAGTACTGTTATACACATTCTCCTTTACAGGGCAGAGAGGTGCTCATGCAGGTTCTTTTGAATGGTGCTAGCCCCCTGCAGAAGCGCGTTGCTGCCTACCTGGTGCTGATGAAGGACCCCCAGCCTGCTGAACTAGCTCAGCTGGCCGCCGCTCTGCCCATCGAAGAAGACCAGCAGGCCAAGAGCTTTGTCATCTCCCACCTGACTAACATACTGGCATCCACAGCAGCGGAGACCCAGGAGTACGTGAGAGATATCATCTGCAGTATTTACTGCCTCAGCTAACAGAAATATTCTGTTTGGTTGTTCCCTCCTCATCATAGGTCTGACCATGTAATAAATTATTCCTTCCATTAAAGGCTGAGACAGAAGATTCTTGATGCCCTGCAGGACAATAAGGTTGGAACTGTCATGGATCCCACCAAGTTCTCCCGCAACTACATGATTGGATCTGTGCAAGGAAATATGCTCTTTGAGGGCACCAGCTATCTGCCCAAGGAAGTCATGCTGGAGATGACCCTGAAGGCCTTCGGCTACAATGTGGACATGGTGGaggtaatattttttatttaatttgtttCCCTAAGCCTTTTATAGAGATTATGTTAGATTTTTTACAGAATATACACTTATTTTTCTATCAGTCTCATGGTGAACATTCTCTTCACTTGTAAGGTTGGCATGGAAGGCAAAGGACTTGAGCCAACTGTTGAGGCTTTGTTCGGAGAGAACGGATTCTTCCCTGACACGGTTCTAAAGGCCGTCTACTTCGTTTCTGACAAGATGCCCCTGCAGGTCAATGAGGTCATGAAGAGGATGATGCCCACTCTGAAGAAAGACAGAATGAAGAGACAGGTATTCAAAACCATACTACTTCTTCCTCTTTCCTTACAAAACATTTTAATTAGTGTGATTTTAATCCTAGTTATTTAATTGTAGCATGAGCTAACTGTCTCTTTCCTTGAAAAAAATATTCTGTAGGCTTCCCAGAACATCGTGAGAGAAATCGGCCGCAACCTCAACAGACTGGTCAGGGATCTGAAGGCGCAGGAGTCCCCTGAGGCTATGATTTACCTGAGACTGCTGGGAAATGAACTTGGATACCTGAAGACCAATGAGCTAGAGAAGATGGCCTACTCTGCTGGTCTGATGATTGACAACGTACTCAAGATGTTCCCCACAGATGTATGTACAAGATACATTAAAGTGCAACACTATCAATTCACATAGACATTAAAGATAGTTTTTGAGTCTATaggttaatcaatcaatcaatcaaatgtatttataaagccctttttacatcagccgatgttacaaagtgctgttcagaaacccagcctaaaaccctaaacagcaagcaatgcagatgcaaatatcactgtcccaatacttctggaACTCACCGTATATAAGGGGAGCATAGCGGTCACATAATGGAATCAAAGTAGCACAACAAACAAGTCTTCAACATTGTGTACAGTCCTCAAACACTCTGGGTGTTGAAAACTAGAAAAATGTATTGCTTTCATGCCAAGAGTGTTTAATAATTGACCAATCTGTCAGACTAACCAGTGACGCTATCAATAACAAGGTAAGAGAAGACCACCTTCATCAAGTTTGACTCTCAACCAGGGAGGGAGTGTCTCTACTTTAAGTCTGGAGTCTAGTGCAGTCAGAATAGAACAGTGCTGGTCGTATGGATGGATGAAAATGTGAGGAGGGTTGAGAATTAATCTGACAAGAATGACATTTAATGATCAAAAATGTAAATTACCCTAACTCTgaaatctacagttgaagtcggaagttttttcaaccactccacacatttcttgttaacaaactatagtttggcaagttggtgagaacatctactttgtgcatgacacaagtaatttttccaacaattgtttacagacagattatttaacttataattcactgtatcacgattccagtgggtcagaaggttacatacactaagttggctgtgcctttaaacagcttggaaaattccagaaaatgatgtcatggctttagaagcttctgataggctaatttacataatttgagtcaattggaggtgtacctgtgaatctatagatctatctatctatctatttcaaggcctaccttcaaactcagtgcctctttgcctgacatcatgggaaaatcaaaagaaatcagccaacacctcagaaaaaattgtagacctccacaagtctggttcatccttgggagcaatttccaaacgcctgaaggtaccacgttcatctgtacaaacaatagtaacaaacaatagtacgcaagtataaacaccatgcgaccaatcagccgtcattccgctcaagaaagacgtgttctgtctcctagagatgaaggtactttggtgcaaaaagtgcaaatcaatcccagaacaacagcaaaggaccttgtgaagatgctggagggaacaggtacaaacttatctatatccacagtaaaacaagtcctatatcgacataacctgaaaggccgctcagcaaggaagaagccactgctccaaaaccgccataaaaaagccagactacagtttgcaactgcacatggggacaaatgtggcaacatctcaagacatcagtcaggaagttaaagcttggtcgcaaatgggtcttccaaatggataatgaccccaagcatacttccaaagttgtggcaaaatagcttaaggacaacaaagtcaaggtattggagtggccatcacaaagacctgacctcaatcctatagaacatttgtgggcagaactgaaaaagcatgtgcaagcaaggaggcctacaaacctgactcagttacaccagctctgtcaggaggaatgggacaaaattcaccaaacttattgtgggaaacttgtggaaggatacccaaaacctttgacccaagttgatcaatttaaaggaaatgctaccaaatactaattgagtgtatgtaaacttctgacccacagggaatgtgatgaaagaaataaaagatgaaataaataattctctctactattattctgacatttcacattcttaaaataaagtggtgatcctaattgacctaaaacagggaatttgtcaggaattatgaaaaattgagtttaaaagtatttggctaaggtgaatcaacttccgacttcaactgtacatgttccACAGCTGATGAAGGGACTGATGACCAACGCTGACAATGAAGTCTTCGCCCATTACATCTTCATGGATAACGAATTCTTCCTGCCAACTGCCACTGGTGTGCCACTGAAGATTGCCCTGTCTGGTACCTTCACCCCTGGCATCAAGGGAGGACTGCACATTACACCTGACATGGTAAacttttatatttattttcactGATCTGTTTTCTATTTGTAGTAACCCTAATACATGTGACGTCGGTCAGTCTTTTTGCATATCTATATAATATACTTGGACTGATCCCTTTCCCACAGAGCGAGGTCTCATTCATGCCCTCCGCTGGAATTGAGTTTGTGGCCCGGGTTGGTTCCCACATTCCTGAGTACCTTCTCTCTGGCCTAGAGATGCATACCAGCCTATACCACGAGAGTGGGCTCAGCGCTAAGCTCGTCATGGCTGACAAACAGATCAAGCTGACCATCCCTGCTCCTCAGGGTCCTGCCAAGCTCATCAGCATCACGTAAGTGTCAGAGTATCATTCAGATAATACCTGATGACCAATATCTATCAGAGCCTAAACATTTCCTTTCCACGACCCCTATTATAGCAACAAGCTGTTCGAAGTGACCTCTGCTGGAGTGAAACCCATCCCGTCTCTGGTAGAGGACAGAATTGATGTGTCTGAGTGCACTCCATTCTTAGCTGGTATGAAGTACTGCACCACCCTTCAGTACTCTGATGCTAGCTCCCATGACACTGCACCCTACTTCCCCTTTACCGGAGATAGCAAGTAAGTACTAGTTCTATGCAAATACATTTTAATATGCTCCATTTATGTTTTCCTATTTTCAGGTAGAAATTGATCTTAGCCATAACTTTTGGAAATGAAACAATTATTTAGGCTTGCTGTGGAGCTCCACCCCACTGGGGATGTCACTGAATACACGGCCACCATCGGCTACGAACTCCTcagggagggagaagaaggtCGTCAGAAAGTTGACACTGTAAAGGTGGTCCTGAAGGCAGAAGGTATAGCTAAGTTACAAAATCCCTCTTTTAGAGTAACACAGTCCCTCCATTTCTAACGTACAACCTTTTCCTTGGTGACTAACTAATTCAGTTTATCCTGGACACAGGTGCTGACCCCACAGCCACAGCCACTGTGAAGTACAACAGGAGGAAGAATGTCCTCACCACCGACATCCAGATCCCTGACTTTGACTTGGAGGCCGGAATCAGACTGGGCGTTGTTGATGGCAACACCAAGGGCAATGGAATACACTCCATCTCCTTTGACCTCATCAACAAGAACATCCCTCAGCTGTCGCTGGTTGGCCGCGCTAAGTAAGCTGACAATGCTACCCCACAAAGTACTTCCCTGTTTTGGTTTCTTCTGTCTTTCCTTTCTTCCAAATTCCAAATTACTAATTGTTTTCTTTGCAGAATTGAGGCCATGAAGGATGCTATGCTACAGGTGCAGCTGCTTGTCCCTTCAATCAAGGCGGACGCCACAGTTACAGCCAACGTGAAGCGTGGTGAGGAACTGGAACTTGAGCTTGAGAGTGACATCAAGCTCCCAGAGACCACCTCAGTGCAAAAGATCACCCTAAAATATGGTATGCAGGCTTTCAATATCGACCAACCTTTGTACGATAAATTGTTTAGCTTCTTGATCAACTTTAACTGTACGTTTCTGAGAGCTTTGCCAGGCTTTAAATGTCAAGTATCCATGGGAAAgtcattaaaatgtcatttaattTACAATGAATTTCTCCTACTTTGTAGATGACGAGAAGATTGTGGCTGAGGTCAAGTCTGACATGAACTCTGAGATCCAGAACATCCACCCTTATGCCGAGGCATTCCAGAAGATGGTCAGTGATGTTCTTGATCAGCAGGTGGGCCAGACTGACATGAAGGTCCGTCACATCCTCACCAAGTCTGTGGAggtaatactttaaaaaaaatacttatcGTCTGATCACTATTTTGTCCACTCTGAACTTAATATATGACTATATATTCATATTACAGGAAACCAACAACTACCTGGAGAAATATGCTGCTGATATCCCATACATGCAGAACCTGAGAGTCCCTGAGATGCCGGAGATGACTCTGCCTGAGAAACTGTTCCTGAATGCGTAAGTTACATCAATCAACTACCATAAGAATCATTTTCTATCAATACATTAACTGATTCTTTTTGATTCCATGATTAATTAATGATTAAATATAATTTTCTTAAACAGTGAGGCCACAGCTGCTTACCACTTCAGCAATGAGCGTATCTTCATCGCCATTCCCCTGCCTCTTGGTGGAAAATCATCTGAGGAGCTGAACTTCCCAGCTGCACTGACCACACCACACCTGGCTCTGCCCCTGCTTGGCCTGGACATTGCATCCATGGAGATCCCGATCCCTGAGCTTTTCATCCCAGAGACCCTTGATGTGTTTGTGCCCCTCTTTGGAAAAGCTCAGCTGTCCACAAAAGTGAAGAGCAACTTCTACAACTTGGAGGGCTCAGTGTCTGCTGGCAAAGATGCCGCTGAGACACCAAGCTATTCTGCCAAGTTTGATGTGACAGGCAGCTGCTCAATGGAACTCCTGTGCATCAAGATTGAAGGTAGTGCTCCACCTCCAGACATTTTCTAATGCCTTTGTAAATAATAGAGAATTACACCATCTGGAACATGTTTAGTTGTGCAATAATCAATCATTGTTCCTTCTGTGTTGTAAATAGGATCTGGATTGCTTGCCACCACTCCTGCTGATTCCATCAAGGCCCATGTGAAGACCTCCGTGAGCCACAAGCTCATTGATGCCAGCATTAGCATAAGGGAAGTTGGCACTGTTACAGACAACAAGATCAATGTGAAATCCAGCAGCAAAATCGAAGCAACAAGCCCCATGGGTCTGAGTGTAAACCTAGAGCACACCGGCCAAGTTGGCTTCAATACTGAAGCGCCAATACTGGCTCCAACACTGAAGATCTCTGGTGATAGCAACTTGGAGGGAACAGTCAAAGCAGGACCTGTCTATGGCACCACAATCACCACCCAGTCTTTTACAATCTTCCCATTCAGACCAGAGGCAAAGATTGATTCTTCCCTGAAAATTGATTCAACCATTCTTATGGCCCAGAACACCATTGCTGCATCGTTTGCCAATGGTGAGCTGTCTGTTGTGTCTAACACGAATGCATTTGAAGACATCCTGACCCATGCTGCTGAACTTGCCTTCAAGGATAACCAGCTGTCCCTGAAATGTGACACCAATGCCCTTGCCCTTGGCATGAATATCCACAACCAGGTTGAGGGTTCTGTTGGCTCTGGAGCAGTCACAATCAAGATGGAGACCAACACTGAATACTCAACGAATCGCATATACTCTCTTCTCACTGGCTCCCTGGATGTCAATGGCCTGGCTGTAAACAGTGATGCCACTGTAAAGCTGCTTGAGAACAAAGCTGCACACAAAGCTACTCTGACAATGAACAAGGATGGACTGGCCACAAGCGGAACAACCACCCTGCAGGGCCCGTTCGCCATGGAGAACACCTTCAACGGTGGAATTGATGCCTCCAAGGCTACTCTGTCCATTGAGACCAAGAGTGCATTGGATTACATGAAGGTTGAGAATGCCAACTCACTCACCATCACTCTCTCCACCCTTGCCTTCACCTCAAAGGCTGAGGCCATCGTCAGCGAGAGCACTTCCTATACACATGACATCACCATTGACCTGCAGGACTACACTGCCTCTGTAAATGTGAACAATGACCTGACACTGCTGGGAGCCAACCTAGTCAACGAGGCTCAGCTGAAGGCAGTGATCTACAAAATTGACTTTACTGGAAGCCTGAAGGGGGCCTATGGTGAGGAAGAGCTCAAACACACCTATGAGATCAACTATGCAGACTTGACAGCTAATGCTAAGTGCAGCACTACTGGAAAGCTCCTCGGTGCTCACATGAGCCACAACACTGAGCTTGAAATTGTTGGCCTTGCTGCAAGGATCCAAAATGATGCCCGCTTCAACTCCCAGCCTTTCCGCTTCGACAACACCATCCGTGCCAGCATTATTCCCTTCGACTTCAATCTTGACGCCATCTTCAATGCTGATGGTGACCTGATCTTGTATGGCAAGCAGAGCGCTCAGCTCTATGGAAAGTTTCTTCTTAAAGCACAGCCCCTGGCTTTTGCCAGCTCTCATGAATGCAGAGCCTCCATCACTCAGAAGCTGGACAATGGCTTCTCCCTGGAGACCACACTGGACAACAAGATAGACACACTTTTGACTCCACAGGAGCAGAAAGCCACACTCAGGGTGAAGTCCAAGGTGAACAACCATGCCCTCAATCAGGAAGTGAGTGCCTACAACAATGATGAAAGGCTTGGACTGGAGCTGTCTGCAACCCTCCTCACCGGCCTCCTGAACACAGCTACCAGTGAAGAGCAGGAATTCACAATTTCTGGTTTCCTGAAGTATGATAAGAACACTGACAGTCACTTGATTAACCTGCCCTTCCTTGAAAGTTTGCCTGCAATCCTGGAAAACATCAAGATCACTATTGTGAGCATGGCAGAGAAACTGCAGAATTACATTAACAGTGAAGAGATCAAGGCTAAGCTTGAGGCTCTGCCACAGCATGTGAGTGACTTTGTTACCAAACTGAATCTTGAAGGCAAGGCTGTCCAGCTCAAACAGGACCTGATTACCCTCACCCAGGTGTATGCCATCTCTCTGGAAGACCTAGAGGCCTTTCTGGTGAACCTCAAGACAGCTTTTGAAAAACTGCTTATTGATCTGTCATCCCGCATTCAGGGAATTGTTGATGTTACCAAGGATATGATTGCAAGTGGCATCCTGTCTGAAACTGTCATCCAGAGGCTCAACCAGGAGCTGAATGCCATCAACAAGGAGTATGAATTAACTACAATTATCATAGCTGTCATTGATGCCATTGAAGAGCTGATCAAGCAGATTGACATGCAGAAACTGAAGGACAGCAGCATTGCACTCCTGCACGACATTGATGCCCAGTTTGAAATCAAAGCTAAGCTTGAAAATGCAGTGAGTGAATTGAAGCAGTTCATTGAGAACTTTGACAGAACCCAATTtgttgaggatctgaggaacTACATTACCTCGCTCAACTTGGAAGCTTATGTTGAGCAGATGATAGATCAGTTTCAGCAAGATTGGCAAAGATTCAGCAAGGCTATTGAGCCTGTCAAGGCAGTGATTCAGGATTTTGACGCCTTTGGTAAGTTGAATGCTTTCCATGCCAAGTTGACAGAACTGATTGTCAAATATGATGTTGACAAGAAGGTTGAAGCAGTCCTAGAGAAGGTTGTGGACCTCATTAAGCAATTCAAAATTGGTGAAACAATTCAGGTCCTTGTTAACAAGCTGAAGGTCATCGATATCCCAGGGAAGGTAAtgcagatgctggaggaaacaatcAAATACTTGAAAGCTACTGAGATCAAACAGGTGATTGACCAGCTGAACGAGTATCTCGACTCTGTTATCCAGAAGCTGAAGTCATTTGATTACAATGCCTATGTGGATGAAGTCAACCAGATAATTGCTGAATACACTGCTCATGTAAACGAGCTAATCAAGGCACTTGAGATCCCACAGAAACTTCAGGCTTCAAGAGAGTTTGTCAActttgttgtgtcatctgcaCTTAACTTCATTGAACATCTTAGGGAAATCAAGGTTGCAGACATGATTAAAACAGTGAAGGACATAGCTGACCATGCCATCCTTAATGACCTTAAGGCAATTTCGGACAGCCTGAAGCAGAGAATCACCGATATGGACCTCAGAAATTATATAATCTCATTCCTGCATCAGCTGAGCGAACAGTACACCATGGTTACCACCGTCATCAATGAGGTGTTCGGCAATGTGTTTGAGGTGATCCAGAAGTTTGCTGGTGAACAACAAATTGTCAGCGAGGTCAAGCAGATAATTGAGGGAGTTGTTACTGGACTGAAGACAGCTGAGCTGGACTTCCCTTCATTCACCATCCCTCTCACAGACCTGATCATACCCTCCATGAAGATCAGCCTGGAGAAGCTTCAGGAGATTGAAATTCCAACACAGCTGGATATCCCTGAGTTCACTATCCTGGGTTTCCACACAGTGCCAGCCACCACTGTTTCCTTTGACGATATCAAGCAGAAGGTCATAGAGCTCATCGACTTCATTGTCAACTTTGAGATCCAGATGCTTGATTTGGATGCTTTCTTTGGAGACCTGACCATGAGCTACCTGCCAACCCTACCTGACATTACTCTCCCAGAGATCACATTCCCAGAGTTCTCCTTCCCTGCCCTCCCTAAGGTGGCCGCAGAGAAGCTCCTAGAGATTCCAACTCTCCAGATCCCTGAGatcaagctccctgccatccccAGTGAGATCAGTGTCCCTTGCTTTGGCAAGCTCTATGGTGAGATCAGTGTCATCACCCCAGTCTACAGCATCAGGAGCTCTGCTGAGCTCTGGAACAACACTGAAAATGAGATGACTCCTCAGTTCACTGCTCTCCTGGCCACCCAGGCCACATCACCCAGTATTGAGATCCTCAATTTCAACCTGAACTCCAGTGTTCGTGTTGCCATCCCCAAAATGAGACGCATGATTGTTGCAGAGACCCTTAAGTTAATTCACAATGCACTTTCAGTTGAACATCAGGCTTCAGTGATCATCTACGGATTCTCATCCCAGGCCTCAGCTAAGACCACAGTCAAGGCAACCACTGCACACTACACGGCTGACATTGTCAATAATGCATTCTTTGCTATGGAGGGTGGAATATCTGCCTCTGTGGACACCACCTACAAGCACCAGATCAATATCCCAATCCTTGGCTTCACCAATGGAGCCTCTGTGACCCAAAAGGTTGTTGCCCGCCTGGAGGACACAACAATCACTCTGACCGTTGGAAATGATGGTGCTATGAAGTTCAACTTTCACGAGGGCACACACAAGTGTGACCTTCACTTCGCCATCAGTCCCAGCACTGCTAAGCTGACAATCTCCGCTGACACCGACACTGTCCTTCTGAAGATGAAGCAGACCTTGAACGCTGATGCAGTCATGTACCGTCACATCACATTTGATGCCCGGTTTGAAGCAGAAGGCCCAGAGGTCAAGAACAGCCTTCTGGTGGCATCTGGAAATGCCGACTATGGATATTTGAAAATTGAACTGAAGGCAAACCATGACACAGAGCTTGTTGGAGATCTCAGTGGAATCCTGTCCAACTCACTCAACATTGTGATTAATCCAAGTGAGGTTGTCTTTGACTTCCAGAACAAGGGAAACACAAAGCTACGCTTCAACGAGGCACTGGTGGCCAAGATTGATCTCCAGAATGACTACTCTGCCATCATCAAGCCTGAAGCTCAACAGATCAACACTGTGGCTCTTGCCCGTTTCAACCAGTACAAATACTCCTACAACTTCACtattgacaacaacaaaaaggagGCTGGTATATTTGCT carries:
- the LOC139414963 gene encoding apolipoprotein B-100-like, with the translated sequence MGDAKLCLLLLLSTLALAYAQDNAEEENPTCLLAKRYKSLHKYEYQYEAESLNAVNGASNLRNGPKASCKVEIEVPQSCSYILRTTGCSLSEVVDMDAEGKPVFGPAPGSDTFAAAMEKHPLKFVVEGVYDVKLYPEEDESVTILNIKRGIVSALAVPLLEEENNKKMPTIHGMCKTNYKVNAMENIATDISLNRDLSKCDHFIPQRDHTSPLALISGMHYPLAQLIRSYQTCNYKFDNDKKHMISGACTENHILVPFSHKGEYGVTNVGKQFLTLLEVSTYNERVFDHNVANLKGLPMEADEDKSVVQDKDAPLAVLRELATLSNGEKRAHLFQQLVSMVRGMKAETLSPAIPEALKVSGPLTYQVLAQCGTPECSSAIMQILRTFDNSAFEVDAIVFAMGLVPNPSALLVNDMLAMARYKQSKPILYALSNVVKRFYKAEGKVTPEIEAVAEFAVAQLGDCTGDNEQNFLVLRVIGNMAAAMGAASPALKSAVIQCVNEPAASLEVQQAAIQAFKQTPVPEEGREVLMQVLLNGASPLQKRVAAYLVLMKDPQPAELAQLAAALPIEEDQQAKSFVISHLTNILASTAAETQELRQKILDALQDNKVGTVMDPTKFSRNYMIGSVQGNMLFEGTSYLPKEVMLEMTLKAFGYNVDMVEVGMEGKGLEPTVEALFGENGFFPDTVLKAVYFVSDKMPLQVNEVMKRMMPTLKKDRMKRQASQNIVREIGRNLNRLVRDLKAQESPEAMIYLRLLGNELGYLKTNELEKMAYSAGLMIDNVLKMFPTDLMKGLMTNADNEVFAHYIFMDNEFFLPTATGVPLKIALSGTFTPGIKGGLHITPDMSEVSFMPSAGIEFVARVGSHIPEYLLSGLEMHTSLYHESGLSAKLVMADKQIKLTIPAPQGPAKLISITNKLFEVTSAGVKPIPSLVEDRIDVSECTPFLAGMKYCTTLQYSDASSHDTAPYFPFTGDSKLAVELHPTGDVTEYTATIGYELLREGEEGRQKVDTVKVVLKAEGADPTATATVKYNRRKNVLTTDIQIPDFDLEAGIRLGVVDGNTKGNGIHSISFDLINKNIPQLSLVGRAKIEAMKDAMLQVQLLVPSIKADATVTANVKRGEELELELESDIKLPETTSVQKITLKYDDEKIVAEVKSDMNSEIQNIHPYAEAFQKMVSDVLDQQVGQTDMKVRHILTKSVEETNNYLEKYAADIPYMQNLRVPEMPEMTLPEKLFLNAEATAAYHFSNERIFIAIPLPLGGKSSEELNFPAALTTPHLALPLLGLDIASMEIPIPELFIPETLDVFVPLFGKAQLSTKVKSNFYNLEGSVSAGKDAAETPSYSAKFDVTGSCSMELLCIKIEGSGLLATTPADSIKAHVKTSVSHKLIDASISIREVGTVTDNKINVKSSSKIEATSPMGLSVNLEHTGQVGFNTEAPILAPTLKISGDSNLEGTVKAGPVYGTTITTQSFTIFPFRPEAKIDSSLKIDSTILMAQNTIAASFANGELSVVSNTNAFEDILTHAAELAFKDNQLSLKCDTNALALGMNIHNQVEGSVGSGAVTIKMETNTEYSTNRIYSLLTGSLDVNGLAVNSDATVKLLENKAAHKATLTMNKDGLATSGTTTLQGPFAMENTFNGGIDASKATLSIETKSALDYMKVENANSLTITLSTLAFTSKAEAIVSESTSYTHDITIDLQDYTASVNVNNDLTLLGANLVNEAQLKAVIYKIDFTGSLKGAYGEEELKHTYEINYADLTANAKCSTTGKLLGAHMSHNTELEIVGLAARIQNDARFNSQPFRFDNTIRASIIPFDFNLDAIFNADGDLILYGKQSAQLYGKFLLKAQPLAFASSHECRASITQKLDNGFSLETTLDNKIDTLLTPQEQKATLRVKSKVNNHALNQEVSAYNNDERLGLELSATLLTGLLNTATSEEQEFTISGFLKYDKNTDSHLINLPFLESLPAILENIKITIVSMAEKLQNYINSEEIKAKLEALPQHVSDFVTKLNLEGKAVQLKQDLITLTQVYAISLEDLEAFLVNLKTAFEKLLIDLSSRIQGIVDVTKDMIASGILSETVIQRLNQELNAINKEYELTTIIIAVIDAIEELIKQIDMQKLKDSSIALLHDIDAQFEIKAKLENAVSELKQFIENFDRTQFVEDLRNYITSLNLEAYVEQMIDQFQQDWQRFSKAIEPVKAVIQDFDAFGKLNAFHAKLTELIVKYDVDKKVEAVLEKVVDLIKQFKIGETIQVLVNKLKVIDIPGKVMQMLEETIKYLKATEIKQVIDQLNEYLDSVIQKLKSFDYNAYVDEVNQIIAEYTAHVNELIKALEIPQKLQASREFVNFVVSSALNFIEHLREIKVADMIKTVKDIADHAILNDLKAISDSLKQRITDMDLRNYIISFLHQLSEQYTMVTTVINEVFGNVFEVIQKFAGEQQIVSEVKQIIEGVVTGLKTAELDFPSFTIPLTDLIIPSMKISLEKLQEIEIPTQLDIPEFTILGFHTVPATTVSFDDIKQKVIELIDFIVNFEIQMLDLDAFFGDLTMSYLPTLPDITLPEITFPEFSFPALPKVAAEKLLEIPTLQIPEIKLPAIPSEISVPCFGKLYGEISVITPVYSIRSSAELWNNTENEMTPQFTALLATQATSPSIEILNFNLNSSVRVAIPKMRRMIVAETLKLIHNALSVEHQASVIIYGFSSQASAKTTVKATTAHYTADIVNNAFFAMEGGISASVDTTYKHQINIPILGFTNGASVTQKVVARLEDTTITLTVGNDGAMKFNFHEGTHKCDLHFAISPSTAKLTISADTDTVLLKMKQTLNADAVMYRHITFDARFEAEGPEVKNSLLVASGNADYGYLKIELKANHDTELVGDLSGILSNSLNIVINPSEVVFDFQNKGNTKLRFNEALVAKIDLQNDYSAIIKPEAQQINTVALARFNQYKYSYNFTIDNNKKEAGIFATVNSEANLEFLTTPISIPEIELSFLNMRIPAINDLNLYEHTGLKNILTTTEQSLDVDSKILYQKGQFYSLGNLITELSLKSPIFNLNANAGLYTEDDVVFRLGATTASVFEALKVKLDGTSSLTTKRGLKLATSLSLENPHIEGNHDSTISLNTDNLEAAVSVATGAKIALPILNLEVSQQLVADTKTKPNAASTLKLKGDFNLPLIKTIGKAEADHSLKLEGTLEYISVESSIQGTIDGIILEYNAVLGALDNEANIYLNADGLRSTSKIIANAKLSNGETIVLEMDVDESLAVEASVSRVYAVLKFMSTNKANAITFNTNGKHVAHATIDFAPLTSLTADVEIDMFQPSNMGDISLFEKTAVELTCTKQKISTTAKIATPVYTTDMAAELEGDSPVFKATLKSSATSAIVLLDYDMDASIKANVENEALGLTGKITLTHADLTMDIQNVITQAMSVSRHTLNVDITSPTFTDVNFRYAARRDGVSASISTPSTGLLGLELQGRKPSELSARLYSRYASAPEVDVDILVIRVTSNDADNLKLQVANNKEALHDMLLGLKERLPAITFTLESFADRFEIITPILTSGERIDEAFNAVCHHVLQLSFFFRDTVAQCKKTVQVFLDAAIEFLKETQLKLPGYEEITTLPLLLLKQITNAIASILEQAIQMIIENVESWR